TAGCGTTTCTCAGCATACGTCGACAAAGCAGGCACGGTTTGCCAGAAGCCAAGGTACCATCTGCATTATAACCTACTATATAAATTGTAGCACCCTTCATTTTTACTGGGTCAGCTGCAATCACAGCATTTTGTTCTGCATGAACAGCAACGCAAAGCTCATACCGTTCTCCTTTTGGAACATGATATTTTTCTCGTTCGCAATTTCCTGTATCAATACAATTTGCTTCACCGCGTGGAGCTCCATTGTATCCAGTTGAAATTATAATATTGTCTTTCACTATGATTGCCCCGTATTTACGACGC
The window above is part of the Megamonas hypermegale genome. Proteins encoded here:
- a CDS encoding deoxycytidylate deaminase, encoding MTKQVRPDWTTYFLDIATAVGKRSTCLRRKYGAIIVKDNIIISTGYNGAPRGEANCIDTGNCEREKYHVPKGERYELCVAVHAEQNAVIAADPVKMKGATIYIVGYNADGTLASGKPCLLCRRMLRNAMIEKVVYLETDGSVVESAPKDIV